Proteins co-encoded in one Lineus longissimus chromosome 11, tnLinLong1.2, whole genome shotgun sequence genomic window:
- the LOC135495753 gene encoding zinc finger protein 184-like, which translates to MEEKTGTEALNVVIERLSEICSKTPDTDDVDNRSVGSQTPAVSVVPVQVNTIKSGNPGSSPKTSPTRKEAFKCDECDYSSHNKHYLKQHVDLVHSTDRPFKCPFCDYAGKRSYALKEHLIVHSNDRPFECTHCNATFRKKGHLTNHIKMHASQWNFDCSICHTSLPTRDALYEHVGKHAKDDGDVFACEQCLFATLDKSLICKHIESGTCSQGANTLKCDNCNFTSAKEEELAAHRATHNMEPSNTTQTVLLKCSECGFTSTEQDVLENHIINKHLNNMAPNTSKSISKSLHPPTVKDPVLAPKKKINTQPTVPKKSKNCEQMLCKICGITCENAQGLVQHMKSHSATQITPKRLVPNQSDNTCLNPDSAKFSYDAAMRIFRCSICGYTCEHQRTIKSHIWKHSGHKDVGYPMFQNGPLSIYDDLQGGVKTQELAKMTIVGKPPGGIQMEASAVMNTPDMKPMPVSAVPNMATASSSFPVATVSSANTTRACGIPILKNIRVSQAPITSSASTSGPGKAVVLPNSGNTVRSVGLNKLAFQSNAVLPGQVENGLNVISRMASSQDVTPDYPCAQVVVLNVDPTQLQSLLSEADMSNVVIVNQDMEEEKESHAEIVPKRKHEDLNNDDDEIDAKRSRDDFEVSEVGRNVVVEDVQDSCPMADLTLRGSPRVPVIEATSDASSVASEGVSPVPTDIPLVEPASESQDEVEVPMSDDQLTQSLVSVCEKAERAIVDKKTSDAKHQRSDELDGRPTPGQDILVVTNEASSVSRRTRSSTSGISRELRGSNKSGISSSLLAVIEQLRERSKSDSDHEESDPPPPCPTKVQPASRVTKRSRSKLISSEEMADIESFQNVEKLEHKTGIYRCKLCHYMSASTTLMLQHMRLHKSKKPFECSLCDFIAEASEALQDHMLQHCKIRTYQCKLCPSTFNYKSQLRAHMRAHNETEPFTCDVCEFETFNPIQFRNHAKTHKERYHCKDCNAAYTEKCEDENHEKEERSAGNLYCDECGLVLQSQDDLKKHQKSHIKQLRCEQCNFSCSTLGRMRNHCRLHLDDKPMQCNLCDFTAISTRSLKSHMKRHINDQRYVQQPLEQYKCNLCGYVCHHLPSLKSHMWRHASETGYSYQDANDAINAAIDYENNMNQPIKCQPEVAASREDTDDDTDADTENVQVIEHVKELLDTEKVVKVGVTREGKSDGSTLVTFRCCQCGFESISRVQLTSHMKQHADIISKTLEISQYKNHKKGTPLEAVVDVNEKK; encoded by the coding sequence ATGGAAGAAAAAACCGGTACTGAAGCCCTCAACGTTGTCATCGAAAGATTATCTGAGATCTGTAGTAAGACACCGGAcactgatgatgttgataataGATCTGTAGGATCGCAGACGCCTGCCGTTAGTGTTGTACCGGTCCAGGTAAACACAATAAAATCTGGCAATCCTGGTTCATCACCAAAAACATCTCCGACAAGAAAAGAGGCATTTAAATGTGATGAATGTGACTACTCTAGTCATAATAAACATTATCTGAAGCAGCATGTTGATCTCGTTCACAGCACTGACCGTCCTTTTAAGTGCCCGTTTTGTGACTATGCTGGAAAACGCAGCTATGCTTTGAAAGAACATCTGATTGTTCATAGCAATGATAGACCTTTTGAATGCACACATTGTAACGCTACATTTCGCAAGAAAGGACATCTAacaaatcatatcaaaatgCATGCCAGTCAGTGGAATTTTGACTGTTCAATATGCCATACGTCATTACCGACTCGCGACGCCCTGTATGAGCATGTCGGTAAACATGCAAAAGACGATGGCGATGTTTTCGCATGCGAGCAGTGCTTGTTTGCGACATTAGACAAGTCACTTATCTGTAAGCATATTGAATCTGGGACATGCAGCCAAGGTGCAAACACTTTAAAATGTGACAATTGTAATTTCACGTCTGCGAAGGAAGAAGAACTAGCCGCTCATAGAGCCACGCACAACATGGAGCCATCAAACACAACCCAGACTGTCCTCCTGAAGTGTTCAGAATGTGGGTTCACGTCTACAGAGCAGGATGTTTTAGAGAATCATATCATAAACAAGCATTTAAATAACATGGCACCGAACACTAGTAAAAGTATTTCAAAGTCATTACACCCACCGACTGTAAAGGACCCTGTCTTGGCTCCTAAGAAAAAGATAAATACTCAACCTACTGTTCCGAAAAAGAGCAAAAATTGCGAACAGATGCTGTGTAAAATTTGTGGTATTACATGTGAGAATGCTCAGGGTCTCGTCCAGCACATGAAATCTCATTCTGCGACACAAATTACCCCCAAACGCCTCGTACCTAATCAGTCTGACAACACTTGCCTCAACCCAGATTCGGCGAAATTTTCTTACGATGCAGCAATGAGGATCTTTCGCTGTAGTATTTGCGGTTATACATGCGAGCACCAGCGTACGATTAAGTCGCACATATGGAAGCACTCTGGTCACAAAGATGTCGGCTACCCAATGTTCCAGAATGGGCCCCTCAGCATTTATGACGATCTGCAGGGAGGAGTGAAAACTCAAGAATTGGCAAAGATGACTATCGTTGGAAAACCCCCTGGAGGTATACAGATGGAAGCGTCTGCTGTAATGAACACACCAGACATGAAACCTATGCCAGTTTCTGCTGTTCCAAACATGGCCACCGCATCCTCCAGCTTCCCTGTTGCTACTGTGAGCTCTGCCAACACTACCAGAGCCTGTGGCATCCCAATtctgaaaaatatcagagtcagtCAGGCACCTATCACCTCGTCTGCCTCCACTAGTGGTCCTGGTAAAGCAGTCGTGCTGCCCAACTCGGGTAACACGGTCCGGTCTGTAGGCTTGAATAAACTGGCATTTCAGTCAAATGCTGTGTTGCCAGGGCAAGTTGAGAATGGTTTAAATGTTATCAGCAGGATGGCAAGTTCACAGGATGTTACGCCCGATTATCCATGTGCCCAAGTGGTTGTCTTGAATGTTGACCCGACACAGTTGCAGAGTCTCCTTTCTGAAGCCGACATGTCGAATGTAGTGATTGTGAACCAGGATATGGAAGAGGAGAAGGAATCTCACGCAGAGATCGTTCCAAAGCGAAAACATGAAGATCTgaataacgatgatgatgaaattgatgCGAAGAGGAGCCGTGATGATTTCGAAGTTAGTGAAGTGGGCAGAAATGTGGTCGTTGAGGATGTACAAGATTCCTGCCCGATGGCGGATTTGACTCTCCGTGGGAGCCCGAGAGTACCAGTGATTGAAGCTACGAGTGATGCATCTTCTGTGGCAAGCGAAGGGGTGTCTCCAGTCCCTACTGATATCCCTCTGGTAGAGCCAGcatctgaatctcaggatgaggtTGAAGTTCCCATGTCGGATGATCAGCTGACCCAGTCGCTTGTGTCGGTATGTGAGAAGGCAGAGAGGGCAATTGTCGATAAAAAGACAAGTGATGCTAAACATCAGAGATCTGATGAGCTGGATGGTAGGCCTACACCTGGACAGGATATTTTAGTCGTCACCAATGAGGCAAGTTCAGTCAGCAGACGCACAAGGTCATCTACTAGTGGTATATCAAGGGAATTACGTGGCAGCAACAAAAGTGGTATTAGTAGTTCTTTGCTAGCTGTCATCGAACAACTTCGGGAGCGGTCAAAATCCGACAGTGACCATGAGGAGAGTGATCCTCCTCCCCCTTGTCCAACAAAAGTTCAACCTGCTTCAAGAGTCACCAAACGCTCTCGCAGTAAACTTATTTCCTCCGAGGAGATGGCTGATATTGAAAGTTTCCAAAATGTCGAGAAGTTGGAACACAAGACTGGAATATACCGTTGCAAGCTGTGTCACTACATGAGCGCGTCGACGACACTTATGTTGCAACATATGAGGTTACATAAGAGTAAGAAACCATTCGAGTGCTCACTCTGTGATTTTATCGCGGAGGCCAGTGAGGCACTGCAAGACCACATGCTGCAGCACTGCAAGATTAGAACTTATCAGTGCAAGTTGTGTCCGTCGACATTCAATTATAAGAGCCAGTTGCGTGCACATATGCGAGCTCATAATGAAACGGAACCGTTCACCTGCGACGTTTGTGAATTTGAAACGTTCAACCCGATCCAGTTCCGCAATCACGCGAAAACTCATAAAGAGAGGTATCATTGCAAGGACTGTAATGCTGCATACACGGAGAAATGCGAGGATGAAAATCATGAGAAGGAAGAAAGATCTGCCGGGAATCTCTATTGTGACGAGTGTGGCTTGGTTTTACAGTCGCAGGATGATCTCAAGAAACATCAGaaatctcatatcaaacagCTGAGATGTGAACAGTGCAATTTTTCGTGCTCCACGCTCGGTCGGATGCGTAATCATTGTCGTCTGCATCTCGATGACAAACCAATGCAGTGTAATCTTTGCGACTTCACGGCCATATCAACGCGCAGTTTGAAGTCGCACATGAAACGTCATATCAATGATCAGCGGTACGTTCAACAGCCTTTGGAGCAGTATAAGTGTAATCTTTGTGGGTACGTCTGCCATCACTTACCGTCGTTAAAATCCCACATGTGGCGCCACGCGAGCGAAACCGGTTACAGTTACCAGGATGCAAATGATGCCATTAATGCTGCCATAGATTATGAAAACAACATGAATCAGCCGATCAAATGTCAGCCCGAGGTTGCCGCCTCACGTGAGGACACCGATGACGACACTGACGCCGATACTGAAAACGTCCAGGTTATTGAACATGTAAAAGAACTATTGGATACTGAAAAAGTTGTAAAGGTTGGCGTTACCAGGGAAGGAAAATCAGATGGCAGTACCCTTGTTACTTTCCGATGCTGCCAGTGCGGCTTCGAATCGATCAGTCGCGTTCAGTTGACCTCCCATATGAAGCAACACGCTGACATTATTTCTAAGACTTTAGAGATTAGTCAGTATAAGAATCACAAGAAGGGGACACCACTCGAGGCTGTTGTGGATGTTAATGAAAAGAAATGA
- the LOC135495529 gene encoding E3 ubiquitin-protein ligase AMFR-like: protein MPVVLLERLPLPSLQTYTTFSVGLLICAVFFAHQAVFENYEQAQNITDTGQDPDTHNDSAVNIFQKWDHYLFDVFQILIQETWCVWTLINMAYCGLILVGKTIQNMVFGELRVSEQQHIRDKFWNFVFYKFIFIFGVMNVQNMDEVVMWCGWFSVLGFLHLLTQLCKDRFEYLSFSPTTPKWTHIRVLALLAVILLSCSFLILVCTYVGLQTGFNTFAFMVAECILLIISTTYVITRYGTHLWEISLEGTWENRGFYIYYTELVFELAALLTDFAHHLHMLIWGNIFLSMASLVICMQLRYLFYEFQRRIKRHKNYLRVVNSMEKRFSMATAEDLEADDDCAICWDKMEQARKLPCGHIFHYSCLRSWLEQDTTCPTCRTSLSDPLEEETAGPTERGAGDADTGQPDGTVNANGNANQTSNHFFHFDGSRYISWFPSFSVEVTHTRLLANQQRQPVPTNQNSHFDHMARQVQGVFPNMPLSVLEEDLRVSNSVEQTIENILEGRVIAPPTSAFTTLTTDRPVYEDSSSNEGNEEDSESTHSDESTSRNSDRSHLIMNNFYEDDNIPDLSKSEETVNECDEPMQGSGSGFRFSKSPKERENMLQKRKEEMLEVAKKKYMMANKELTCFSSDEVENSDSESDCDNTNVSRGSRSPILNQRELAYRAAQQRLLARRDDE from the exons ATGCCAGTAGTTCTGCTGGAAAGACTGCCCCTTCCAAGTTTGCAAACATACACAACTTTCAGTGTTGGCCTCCTGATTTGTGCTGTCTTCTTTGCACATCAAGCTGTTTTTGAAAATTATGAACAGGCTCAAAATATCACTGATACTGGTCAGGATCCTGACACTCACAATGACAGTGCGGtgaatattttccaaaaatgggATCATTATTTATTTGATGTATTCCAAATATTGATCCAGGAAACTTGGTGTGTTTGG acaTTGATAAACATGGCATACTGCGGTCTGATTTTGGTCGGGAAGACTATACAAAATATGGTGTTCGGAGAATTGAGAGTCAGTGAACAACAG CACATCCGGGACAAATTTTGGAACTTTGTGTTTTATaagttcatcttcatcttcggaGTGATGAATGTTCAAAACATGGATGAGGTTGTCATGTGGTGCGGCTGGTTCTCCGTCTTAGGGTTCCTTCACTTACTCACTCAACTCTGCAAGGACCGCTTTGAATAT CTCTCATTCTCGCCGACCACCCCCAAGTGGACCCACATCCGAGTCCTAGCGTTGCTCGCAGTGATACTGTTGTCGTGTTCGTTCCTTATCTTGGTTTGTACTTATGTTGGCCTGCAGACCGGATTCAACACGTTTGCGTTCATGGTCGCTGAG tgtATCCTGTTAATCATCAGCACAACTTACGTCATAACAAG GTATGGCACTCATCTGTGGGAGATCAGCCTGGAAGGGACATGGGAAAATCGCGGATTCTATATTTATTACACCGAATTAGTGTTCGAGTTGGCGGCCCTTTTGACGGACTTTGCACACCACCTTCATATGCTA ATCTGGGGTAACATCTTCCTGAGCATGGCCAGCCTCGTTATCTGTATGCAGCTGAGGTACTTGTTCTATGAATTCCAAAGAAGAATCAAACGACATAAAAATTATCTCAGAGTTGTTAATAGTATGGAGAAAAGATTTTCCATGGCTACAGCTGAAGACCTGGAAGCCGATGACGATTGTGCCATCTGCTGGGATAAAATGGAACAAGCCAGGAAACTCCCCTGTGGACATATATTTCATTA TTCATGTTTGCGCTCATGGCTGGAGCAAGATACGACATGTCCTACGTGTCGTACGTCTCTGAGTGACCCCCTGGAGGAGGAGACAGCTGGTCCAACGGAGCGGGGTGCTGGGGATGCTGATACGGGGCAGCCGGACGGCACTGtcaatgccaatggcaatgcCAATCAAACTTCCAATCATTTCTTCCATTTTGATG GCTCAAGGTACATCAGTTGGTTCCCTAGTTTCTCAGTGGAGGTCACGCATACTCGATTACTCGCTAACCAACAGCGCCAACCTgttccgaccaatcagaattcaCATTTCGATCACATGGCACGGCAGGTGCAGGGCGTATTCCCCAATATGCCCCTGAGCGTCCTGGAAGAGGATCTGCGAGTTTCGAATTCTGTCGAGCAGACAATCGAGAATATCCTGGAGGGGAGGGTGATCGCACCACCG ACAAGTGCGTTTACCACCCTCACGACGGACAGGCCTGTTTATGAAGATTCATCCAGCAATGAGGGAAATGAAGAG GACAGTGAATCAACGCATTCAGATGAAAGTACCAGTCGCAATTCAGACAGGTCGCATCTCATCATGAATAACTTCTATGAAGATGATAATATCCCTGATTTATCAAAAAGTGAGGAGACAGTGAATGAATG CGATGAGCCAATGCAAGGTTCTGGCAGTGGATTCAGATTCTCCAAGTCGCCAAAAGAAAGGGAAAATATGCTGCAAAAACGTAAAGAAGAGATGCTGGAAGTCGCAAAGAA GAAGTACATGATGGCAAATAAAGAGTTGACGTGCTTTTCGTCAGATGAGgtggaaaatagtgatagcGAGTCGGACTGTGATAACACAAATGTTTCCCGGGGAAGTCGTTCTCCCATTCTCAACCAGAGGGAGCTGGCCTACCGGGCAGCACAGCAGCGATTGCTAGCCCGGAGAGATGATGAATGA
- the LOC135496104 gene encoding DNA replication complex GINS protein PSF3-like, giving the protein MSFSGSSTPTLKSTPGYAEGYFNIDDILASQERVPCKFQLPVYGLGFIDPSSDGKDILPGTKMECPFWLAKALCSRKRRIVSVEIPKQYREGYREILKADANVVDLHKLGPHFYTFGTQLLSFDHTESTDIAKSLLQTFQDRFRKIMDSSQNAYYKDANELVSKLDEKERELFKAGQQGLSDFQRWETRLSEKLVTSQMVAKHRKRKRAAMETS; this is encoded by the exons ATGTCATTTTCAGGCAGTTCTACGCCAACTTTAAAATCCACACCAGGTTATGCTGAAGGTTACTTCAACATAGATGATATTCTTGCATCACAGGAACGAGTTCCATGTAAATTTCAGCTCCCAGTGTATGGTTTAG GTTTTATTGATCCTAGTTCAGATGGAAAAGACATCTTGCCAGGTACGAAAATGGAGTGTCCATTTTGGTTGGCGAAGGCGCTGTGTAGTCGCAAGCGACGTATTGTCTCCGTGGAGATTCCTAAACAGTACCGTGAAGGATACAGAGAAATTCTAAAAGCTGATGCAAACGTCGTTGATCTTCACAAACTTGGTCCACACTTCTATACCTTTGGAACCCAGCTGCTCAGTTTTGATCACACAGAGTCGACTGATATTGCGAAGTCACTGTTACAG acaTTTCAAGATCGGTTCAGAAAAATCATGGATTCCTCGCAGAATGCATATTATAAAGACGCCAATGAGCTTGTGTCAAAACTTGATGAAAAGGAACGGGAACTTTTCAAAGCAGGACAACAGGGTCTCAGTGACTTTCAGCGTTGGGAGACAAGACTTTCTGAAAAACTTGTGACTTCTCAAATGGTAGCCAAACACAGGAAAAGGAAAAGGGCTGCTATGGAAACATCATAA